The following are encoded together in the Anaerostipes caccae L1-92 genome:
- a CDS encoding deoxycytidylate deaminase encodes MKRTDYLSWDQYFMGVALLSAQRSKDDHTQVGACLVNDQNKILSVGYNGMPTGCHDDDMPWEREGEPLDTKYFYVCHAELNAILNYGGGSLYGARVYVTLFPCNECAKAIIQSGMKEVIYMQDKYADDDMTVASKRMFDMAGVKYRKFEPKDQTIELHL; translated from the coding sequence ATGAAGAGAACAGATTATTTATCATGGGATCAGTATTTCATGGGGGTTGCGCTTCTCTCTGCCCAGAGGAGCAAGGATGACCACACGCAGGTCGGGGCATGTCTTGTCAACGACCAGAATAAAATATTATCTGTGGGCTACAATGGGATGCCGACCGGATGTCATGACGATGACATGCCGTGGGAGCGGGAGGGAGAACCTCTCGATACAAAATACTTTTATGTCTGTCATGCAGAACTCAATGCCATTTTAAATTACGGGGGAGGCTCTCTCTATGGAGCGAGAGTCTACGTAACTTTATTTCCGTGCAATGAGTGTGCCAAGGCCATCATTCAGAGCGGAATGAAGGAAGTGATTTATATGCAGGACAAGTACGCCGATGACGACATGACGGTTGCGTCCAAGAGGATGTTTGATATGGCCGGTGTGAAGTACCGGAAATTTGAACCAAAAGACCAGACAATAGAACTGCACTTATAA
- a CDS encoding aspartate kinase yields MLIVKKFGGTSVGNKERILNVAKRCIEEYQKGNDVVVVLSAMGKMTDELIAMAKDINPNPPKREMDMLLTTGEQTSVAMMAMAMHSMGIPAVSLNAFQVAMHTTHAYSNARIKRIDTDRILNELEQRKIVIVTGFQGVDRYDNYTTLGRGGSDTTAVALAAALNADACEIYTDVDGVYTADPRKVTTAKKLQEITYDEMLEMATLGAGVLHNRSVELAKKHGVQLVVRSSLTKEEGTVVKERIMMPQAEISGVAGDDDAARISVTGLEDEPGVAFRLFNILAKKNINIDIILQSVGQNAKKDISFTVKEDDADLAVKTIKEHLPLGSYADVDATTDVAKVSIIGSGLIGHSGMAARMFEALYEVGVNIRMISTSEIRVTVIVDRADMVKAMNAAHEAFEL; encoded by the coding sequence ATGTTAATTGTTAAAAAATTCGGAGGTACATCCGTAGGAAATAAAGAGAGGATTTTAAATGTGGCAAAACGCTGCATTGAAGAATACCAGAAAGGAAATGACGTGGTTGTTGTCTTGTCTGCAATGGGCAAGATGACAGATGAACTGATCGCGATGGCGAAGGATATCAATCCGAATCCGCCGAAGCGGGAGATGGATATGCTTCTGACTACAGGAGAGCAGACATCCGTTGCCATGATGGCGATGGCGATGCACTCCATGGGGATTCCGGCTGTTTCCCTGAATGCATTCCAGGTAGCCATGCACACGACCCACGCTTACAGCAACGCCAGGATCAAGAGAATCGATACGGACCGCATTCTTAACGAGCTGGAACAGAGAAAAATCGTCATCGTGACAGGATTCCAGGGTGTGGACCGTTACGACAACTATACGACTTTGGGCCGCGGCGGCTCAGACACTACTGCCGTTGCCCTGGCTGCGGCCCTGAATGCGGATGCCTGCGAGATCTATACGGATGTAGACGGTGTTTACACCGCAGATCCAAGAAAAGTCACTACGGCGAAGAAACTCCAGGAGATCACCTACGATGAGATGCTGGAGATGGCCACACTCGGTGCGGGAGTTCTCCATAACCGTTCTGTGGAACTCGCCAAGAAGCACGGAGTACAGCTGGTTGTCCGTTCCAGCCTGACGAAAGAAGAGGGAACGGTTGTCAAAGAGAGGATCATGATGCCTCAGGCAGAGATCAGCGGTGTTGCCGGAGACGATGATGCGGCACGGATCTCTGTGACGGGACTCGAGGATGAGCCGGGAGTAGCATTCCGCCTGTTCAATATCCTTGCAAAGAAGAATATCAATATCGACATCATACTCCAGTCCGTAGGACAGAACGCAAAGAAAGATATTTCTTTTACGGTGAAAGAAGACGATGCGGATCTGGCAGTCAAAACGATCAAAGAGCATCTGCCGCTGGGGTCCTATGCGGATGTGGATGCTACCACCGACGTGGCCAAAGTATCCATCATCGGAAGCGGACTGATCGGACACTCTGGAATGGCTGCCCGCATGTTTGAGGCACTGTATGAGGTTGGAGTCAATATCCGGATGATCTCAACATCTGAGATCCGTGTGACGGTTATCGTGGACCGGGCTGATATGGTGAAGGCTATGAATGCGGCACACGAAGCATTTGAATTATAA